Below is a genomic region from Neorhizobium galegae.
CGGTCAGAATGAGCTTTGCCTCGGCCAGTGCCGAAAACGGGATCGTTACCCGTGGTTCCTCGCCATAGGCGACCTGATCCCGCTCGATCGTGAAACCGTCCGCATCGCTTTCGGTGATCCTGCCGCGGAACCGCTTGCGGTTGTCGATCATGATCGACGTTTCGCATTTGACCAGATGGTTCAGCCAGCGGGTAAAATCCGACTTGCGGACCATCGGGCGGTCGATGCCCGGCGAGGACACTTCCAGATGATACTCCCGATCGATCGGATCTTCTACATCCAGGACCGGCGAAATCGCCACGGATACGGCTTCGCAGCCCTCGACATCCATGGTGCCGTCGTTGCGCTCGGCCATGATCTGCAGCGTCGCGCCGTTCTGGTTCAGCATCCTCACACGCACCAGGCGATAGTCCATGGCGGTCAGGACGGGCTCGATGATTTCGGCGACCCTCAGGTCAAGCCCGGTCTCGATGATGAGCCGCGGCTCGTATTCGGTTTGCGGCATAAGCTCTCCGGCAATCATTGCCCCATAGCTGGGCCCAATGTCTGGGTTACAGTGATCGCCTAACAAAAAAGAGCGGGTCCGGTGGGGCCCACTCTTCATCGGACGATCAAGAATATGGGGTGCATATACGCTTTCAGCCCCCCGAATGCAAGAGTCGCATATTCTCGGGCTCCAGCGACTGGAATTTGCTTCTACCGGGTCTATAACCGTTTGGTACGACGCACGAAAGAACGAGGACAAAGTGCCCGATCGGATATCGACCCTGGCTCCCTTCAGGCACCCAACATTCAGAACCATCTGGATCGCCAGCCTCGCCTCCAATTTCGGCAGCCTCATCCAGGCCGTCGGCGCGGCGTGGATGATGACCTCGATCACCGATTCCGAAGACATGGTCGCACTGGTCCAGGCCTCGACGGCGTTGCCGATCATGCTCTTTTCGCTGATCGCGGGCGCGCTGGCCGATAACGTCAACCGCCGCACCCTGATGCTGACGGCGCAATTCTTCATGCTCACCGTCTCGATCACCCTGACGCTCTTTGCCTATCTCGACCTCCTGACGCCCTGGCTGCTTTTGACATTCACCTTTTTGCTCGGCTGCGGTGTTGCGCTCAACAACCCGGCCTGGCAGGCGTCCGTCGGCGACATGGTGCCCCGCGAGGTCCTGCCAGCTGCGGTGACGATCAACAGCGTCGGCTTCAACATCACCCGCAGCGTCGGTCCTGCGATCGGCGGAGCGATCGTTGCGGCCGCGGGCGCGGCGGCCGCGTTCGCTGCCAATTCGATGAGCTATTTCGCCCTGATCTATGCCTTGATCCGCTGGAAACCGGAAGGCCGCGACAATGCGCTGCCGCGCGAGACGCTTATGCGGGCGCTTTCGGCCGGTCTCGGCTATGTCCTCATGTCGCCGAACATTCTCAATGTGCTGTTCCGCGGCCTTGTCTTCGGTCTTTCGGCAAGTGCCGTCCTGGCGCTTCTGCCGATCGTCGCGCGCGATCTCGTTTCCGGCGGCCCGTTGACATACGGCATCATGCTCGGCGCTTTCGGGGTCGGCGCGATCGCCGGTGCCATGGGCAATTCGCGACTGCGTGAAAAGCTATCGAGCGAATCGATCGTCCGCCTGTCCTTTCTGGGTTTTGCCGCGAGTGCCGCGATCATCGCCATGAGTTCAAGCACGCTGCTGACCGCGATCGTCCTCCTCGTGCCCGGCGCCTGCTGGGTGCTGGCTTTGTCGCTGTTCAATACGACGGTGCAGCTTTCGACGCCGCGATGGGTGGTCGCCCGCGCCCTTTCCTTCTATCAGACGGCGACGTTCGGGGGCATTGCCGGCGGCAGCTGGGTGTGGGGTATCCTGTCCGATACGTTCGGCGTCTCGATCGCGCTGACGCTGTCGAGCCTGGTCATGTTGCTTGGCGCTCTGGTCGGCATGCGCCTGCCGCTGCCGCAGTTCAGCGATGCCAATCTCGATCCGCTCAACCGCTTCAACGTGCCGATGCTGAGCCTCGACCTGCAGCCGCGCAGCGGACCGATCGTCTCCTTGGTGGACTATACCATCGCCGACGAGGACGTGCCGGAGTTCCTGGCGCTGATGTCGCAGCGACGCCGGATTCGCATCCGCGATGGCGCGCGGCAATGGGCGCTGATGCGCGATCTGGAACATCCGGAAATCTGGACGGAGACCTATCACACCGCCACCTGGGCCGACTACGTGCGCCACAACCAGCGCCGCACCCAGGCGGATGCCGAGGTCTGGGACGCGATCCGCACTCTTCATCGCGGCGAAGAGGGCCCCCGCGTCCACCGGTTGATCGAGCGTCAGACGATCCCGCCGAGCGACGACATTTTCCACAAGTCGCCGCCCGACCTGCACCACTGACTACCTGATTTTTCCCTTGAGCGACGGATCGGGAAAACACGTTGGAGCAAGGCCGTTCTTTGCCTGCCAGTCGCCGAGCGCACGGCGGGTCTTGTAACCCGGCAGGCCATCGACATTGCCCACGTCATAACCCTTGGCGACCAGCGCCTTCTGCATCGCGAGCACGTCGGAGCGCAGCATCTTGCCGACATCGCCCCAGGGCGCCTGGAAAGGTCCTGCGCCCGACGCGATGCGATCGGCCAGATTGCCGATGAACAGCGCGTAGAGATCCGAGTTGTTGTATTCCTTGATCACATAGAAATTCGGAGTGACGACGAATTCCGGCCCGTTGCGCCCCGCCGGGACCAGCATCATGCCATCAGCCTTGAGGTCGGCCGCGGGAAACGCCTTTCCGGAAATGCGGGTGATGCCCGTCGCAGCCCAGGCCGAGACGGGCTTGGCGAGATCCGGCCCTTCCTGCGCGCAGGAAACTTTTGCGGGGATCGTCACTTCGAACCCCCAGTCGCGGCCGCGTTGCCAGCCTTCCTTCTGCAGGTAGTGGGCGATCGAGGCAAGCGCATCCGGCACCGAGTTCCAGATGTCGGGACGACCGTCACCGTCGAAATCGACGGCATATTTCAGGTAGCTCGACGGCATGAACTGCGGCTGGCCGAGTGCCCCAGCCCAGGAGCCCTTCATTGTCGCCGCATCGACATCACCCCGCTCGATCATCTTCAGCGCTGCGATCAGCTCTTCACGGAACATGTCCTTGCGGGTCGACATGAAGGCCTTGGTCGCCAGCACCTGCACGGCCGAATAGGGCATCCGCGCCTTGCCG
It encodes:
- a CDS encoding lytic murein transglycosylase, translating into MAAFLFLIATTLLPLPALAQSRPDVEKQFQRWIAGDLGPVARKAGISEKTLKTAFQGVALNWDLPDLVPPGSEPPKQQDQSQAEFSSPGAYFSEKRLQGLAATGRGLASTYSATLKKIEAAYGVPGEIVVAIWGRESGFGKARMPYSAVQVLATKAFMSTRKDMFREELIAALKMIERGDVDAATMKGSWAGALGQPQFMPSSYLKYAVDFDGDGRPDIWNSVPDALASIAHYLQKEGWQRGRDWGFEVTIPAKVSCAQEGPDLAKPVSAWAATGITRISGKAFPAADLKADGMMLVPAGRNGPEFVVTPNFYVIKEYNNSDLYALFIGNLADRIASGAGPFQAPWGDVGKMLRSDVLAMQKALVAKGYDVGNVDGLPGYKTRRALGDWQAKNGLAPTCFPDPSLKGKIR
- the rimP gene encoding ribosome maturation factor RimP, whose amino-acid sequence is MPQTEYEPRLIIETGLDLRVAEIIEPVLTAMDYRLVRVRMLNQNGATLQIMAERNDGTMDVEGCEAVSVAISPVLDVEDPIDREYHLEVSSPGIDRPMVRKSDFTRWLNHLVKCETSIMIDNRKRFRGRITESDADGFTIERDQVAYGEEPRVTIPFSALAEAKLILTDDLIRDALRADKLAKAQAANQNEEAEDE
- a CDS encoding MFS transporter produces the protein MPDRISTLAPFRHPTFRTIWIASLASNFGSLIQAVGAAWMMTSITDSEDMVALVQASTALPIMLFSLIAGALADNVNRRTLMLTAQFFMLTVSITLTLFAYLDLLTPWLLLTFTFLLGCGVALNNPAWQASVGDMVPREVLPAAVTINSVGFNITRSVGPAIGGAIVAAAGAAAAFAANSMSYFALIYALIRWKPEGRDNALPRETLMRALSAGLGYVLMSPNILNVLFRGLVFGLSASAVLALLPIVARDLVSGGPLTYGIMLGAFGVGAIAGAMGNSRLREKLSSESIVRLSFLGFAASAAIIAMSSSTLLTAIVLLVPGACWVLALSLFNTTVQLSTPRWVVARALSFYQTATFGGIAGGSWVWGILSDTFGVSIALTLSSLVMLLGALVGMRLPLPQFSDANLDPLNRFNVPMLSLDLQPRSGPIVSLVDYTIADEDVPEFLALMSQRRRIRIRDGARQWALMRDLEHPEIWTETYHTATWADYVRHNQRRTQADAEVWDAIRTLHRGEEGPRVHRLIERQTIPPSDDIFHKSPPDLHH